From Synechococcus sp. UW69, the proteins below share one genomic window:
- a CDS encoding DUF6716 putative glycosyltransferase, which produces MAPAESKRLLGRKVTAVACFDSFGKLAMTMLAACRREGAETTLLLLQLNNRALSRRQRLEIRRIDPKIRIEKHNWNDLRQLCGAMAGDVDGLILGLDGQRSRDALLQLQNIWAHQEQRPRLISAYPGILFRFGLEGMMDRSGADLLCLNSADDLALYGRGRKALGLDSSNAVVTGLPILWHTKPRTSAPETPSIVFFEQPSIPVHPLQRRFLCEQIKELAEAWPDHPVIFKPRTSSIESTLHRRHGEMASVIDKMTRDQPNLRLSFKPATRLLRQCGCAITVSSTAAMESMAMGISTRIVGDLGVTETLGNHFFASSGAIASFAAIKANPFDVTHDAQWLEQQGLQRDGEDRFITALVDRLNRPATPLGTSNHGPLSWGSSDWQKAALRNGGRRMLSSGGARSSQRKRHRTRRMLRSLRDSVVGFGWLSKLLRER; this is translated from the coding sequence ATGGCGCCCGCAGAATCCAAGCGCCTCCTCGGCCGCAAGGTCACAGCCGTTGCCTGCTTCGACTCCTTCGGGAAGCTGGCGATGACCATGCTGGCTGCCTGCCGGCGGGAGGGAGCTGAGACCACCCTGTTGCTGCTTCAGCTGAACAACCGGGCCCTGTCCAGGCGGCAGCGCCTCGAAATTCGGCGGATCGATCCCAAGATCCGCATTGAAAAACACAACTGGAACGATCTGCGCCAGCTCTGTGGCGCCATGGCTGGGGACGTCGATGGATTGATCTTGGGTCTGGATGGTCAGCGCAGCCGCGATGCTCTGCTGCAACTCCAGAACATTTGGGCGCATCAAGAGCAACGGCCACGCCTCATCAGCGCTTACCCGGGAATCCTGTTCCGGTTTGGTCTCGAAGGGATGATGGATCGGTCGGGCGCCGACTTGCTCTGTCTCAACAGTGCTGACGATCTGGCCCTTTATGGGCGAGGTCGCAAGGCCCTCGGCCTCGACAGCAGCAATGCCGTGGTGACGGGCCTGCCGATTCTTTGGCATACAAAACCGCGCACATCAGCCCCGGAAACCCCCTCGATCGTGTTCTTCGAACAGCCCTCGATTCCGGTGCATCCCCTACAGCGCCGGTTCCTTTGTGAGCAGATCAAAGAGCTAGCCGAGGCCTGGCCCGATCACCCCGTGATCTTCAAACCGCGAACGTCGAGCATCGAGAGCACCCTGCACCGGCGCCATGGGGAGATGGCGAGTGTGATCGACAAGATGACGCGCGATCAGCCGAATCTTCGCCTCAGTTTCAAGCCCGCCACCCGACTGCTGCGCCAGTGCGGTTGCGCCATCACCGTCTCCTCGACGGCCGCCATGGAATCGATGGCGATGGGGATCAGCACACGCATCGTTGGTGATCTGGGCGTAACCGAAACCCTCGGCAACCACTTCTTCGCCAGTTCGGGCGCCATTGCCAGCTTCGCTGCGATCAAGGCCAACCCCTTCGACGTCACCCATGACGCTCAATGGCTCGAGCAGCAAGGCCTGCAGCGGGACGGTGAGGATCGCTTCATCACGGCCTTAGTCGACCGACTGAACAGACCGGCCACACCCCTTGGAACCTCAAACCATGGTCCCCTGAGCTGGGGCAGCAGTGACTGGCAGAAGGCTGCCTTGCGCAACGGGGGCCGAAGGATGCTGAGCAGTGGTGGCGCCCGCTCCAGCCAGCGCAAACGGCACCGCACCCGGCGCATGCTGCGCAGCCTGCGGGACAGTGTGGTGGGGTTCGGCTGGCTGTCGAAACTGCTGCGGGAACGATGA
- a CDS encoding capsular biosynthesis protein — protein sequence MARGRAPALVQVRIDGPVLLLMGPIGLFFARFCRYLQGCGIPVTKVAFPLREFGFPADVCVPYGKGMESWRPFLRRLIEERGIRHIFMYGDFIIPHRIAIEEAQNLGIEAWVFELGYLRPNYVTLERDRVNARSNLNQPAAFYRALPQCDQLPQNIVLDPGWRWRKAWKAPTFIQHAFTRYPIIEGEHKLQPSPGFLWCQVRGTWRYWLYRWQERSVKQRLLEHLSFFLAVLQVSSDSQIQMGSPYRGMHDFIEDVIRSFAGHAHASDHLAFKHHPRDRGYNNYASLIRLLAKQYGVSGRVHYIHDGPLSRYLRTCRGVITVNSTVGLQALFHAVPTKTMGNTFYNLEGLTDQKPLNAFWCDPQPSDRALFYRFYNHLVLTTQVNGNFDGDFPFRTTFPIGPEARQLPPSPRLPIPKSGTLSNPVLLLGRLMARLAWAALGFTLYGLQLPAMLLRRPDWAAALMTLASSVALRALGIQVVVDDSQPSEPADIPLVHIFNHRSPCDGLVTQGVLRLPGLTTAQLHLRWVLPGYAAAARNAGSAVLDHRQPQSRLAGMMSASTLLRDHGEIMIAPNGSLVTPIEERVSPSAFMLAQHYGGRVVPWFFSYDGLEGAVGARYKPLQLLLGRLTAPLGTIYCRRGRADDLQLPADPRDREGFSAAVQQYYREQTAQG from the coding sequence TTGGCCAGGGGACGGGCGCCAGCTCTAGTGCAGGTGCGGATCGACGGACCGGTTCTGCTGTTGATGGGCCCCATCGGTCTGTTCTTCGCTCGCTTCTGTCGCTACCTGCAGGGGTGCGGCATTCCGGTCACCAAGGTGGCGTTCCCCCTGCGGGAATTCGGCTTCCCGGCCGATGTCTGTGTGCCGTACGGCAAGGGCATGGAGTCTTGGCGGCCCTTCCTTCGCCGGCTGATCGAAGAGCGGGGAATACGCCACATCTTTATGTATGGCGACTTCATCATTCCCCACCGGATCGCGATTGAAGAGGCGCAGAACCTCGGCATTGAGGCCTGGGTCTTTGAGCTGGGTTACCTGCGCCCGAACTACGTGACCCTGGAAAGGGACCGGGTGAATGCTCGCTCCAACCTCAACCAGCCAGCAGCCTTCTACAGGGCGTTGCCCCAATGCGACCAGCTGCCGCAAAACATCGTGCTGGATCCGGGCTGGCGCTGGCGCAAGGCTTGGAAGGCTCCGACATTTATTCAGCACGCCTTTACCCGCTACCCGATTATTGAGGGGGAGCACAAGCTTCAGCCCTCACCAGGCTTCCTCTGGTGTCAGGTGCGCGGCACCTGGCGTTATTGGCTTTATCGCTGGCAAGAACGATCGGTGAAGCAGCGGTTGCTGGAACACCTCTCTTTTTTCCTTGCTGTTCTGCAGGTCTCGAGTGATTCGCAGATTCAGATGGGGTCGCCTTATCGCGGCATGCATGACTTCATTGAAGATGTCATCCGCTCTTTCGCCGGCCATGCTCACGCTTCCGACCATCTGGCCTTTAAGCACCATCCTCGGGATCGGGGCTACAACAACTACGCATCTCTGATCCGGCTTCTCGCCAAGCAATACGGCGTCTCGGGCCGGGTCCATTACATCCACGATGGCCCCCTCAGCCGATACCTGCGGACTTGCCGCGGGGTGATCACGGTGAACAGCACCGTGGGTCTGCAGGCTTTGTTCCATGCGGTGCCCACCAAAACGATGGGGAACACCTTCTACAACTTGGAGGGGCTAACGGATCAGAAACCGCTCAATGCGTTCTGGTGTGATCCTCAGCCCAGTGATCGAGCTCTGTTTTATCGCTTCTACAACCATTTGGTGCTCACCACGCAGGTGAATGGAAATTTCGATGGAGATTTCCCCTTCCGCACCACGTTCCCGATCGGTCCGGAAGCCCGTCAGCTCCCCCCCAGCCCCAGACTTCCGATCCCGAAATCAGGGACGCTGAGTAATCCCGTGCTGTTGCTCGGGCGACTCATGGCACGGCTGGCTTGGGCCGCTCTGGGTTTCACGCTTTACGGGTTGCAGCTGCCGGCCATGCTGCTGCGACGACCGGACTGGGCAGCAGCCTTGATGACCCTGGCGTCCTCTGTGGCTCTTCGGGCCCTGGGCATTCAGGTGGTGGTGGATGACAGCCAACCCTCGGAACCGGCCGACATTCCCTTAGTGCACATCTTCAATCACCGCAGTCCCTGTGATGGCCTTGTGACTCAAGGGGTTCTGCGCTTGCCGGGCTTGACCACCGCGCAGCTGCACCTGCGCTGGGTGCTGCCCGGTTATGCCGCTGCCGCGCGCAACGCAGGCTCGGCTGTTCTGGACCATCGCCAGCCCCAGTCCCGCCTCGCCGGGATGATGAGTGCCTCAACCTTGTTGAGGGATCACGGCGAAATCATGATTGCCCCCAACGGCTCGCTTGTGACGCCGATTGAGGAGCGGGTGTCGCCGAGTGCTTTCATGCTCGCCCAGCATTACGGCGGCCGGGTGGTGCCGTGGTTCTTTAGCTACGACGGATTGGAGGGCGCCGTCGGCGCTCGCTACAAACCGCTGCAGCTGTTGCTGGGTCGTTTGACAGCGCCATTGGGCACGATTTACTGCCGCCGTGGGCGGGCGGATGATCTCCAGCTGCCCGCTGACCCCCGAGACCGGGAGGGTTTCAGCGCTGCTGTTCAGCAGTACTACCGGGAGCAGACAGCACAAGGCTGA
- a CDS encoding cytidylyltransferase domain-containing protein — translation MAVPRGALALIPARGGSKGIPGKNLQKVGGVPLVCRSIRAAQASHGVGRVVVSTDDDAIAAAAEVEGAGVIRRPAAIAGDTASSESALLHALDVLELEGPLETELVFLQCTSPFTTGAQIDAVLTALSPERCNSSFAVAPWHGFLWRADGRGINHDPEQPRQRRQDLEPAFLETGAIYAMRVAAFRRCGSRFCRPSIPVVLEQMGPEIDTPDDLALCRSIAAQKAE, via the coding sequence ATGGCAGTCCCCCGTGGCGCGCTGGCCTTGATCCCCGCCCGCGGTGGATCGAAGGGAATTCCGGGCAAGAACCTACAAAAGGTGGGCGGCGTGCCTCTGGTTTGCCGCAGCATTCGTGCTGCCCAGGCCAGCCACGGCGTTGGCCGGGTGGTGGTGAGCACCGACGATGACGCCATCGCGGCAGCCGCCGAAGTCGAGGGCGCGGGTGTCATTCGGCGCCCCGCAGCCATCGCTGGCGACACGGCCAGTTCGGAATCGGCGCTGTTGCATGCTCTCGACGTCTTGGAACTGGAGGGTCCTTTGGAAACCGAGCTGGTTTTCCTGCAATGCACCTCCCCGTTCACGACTGGGGCTCAAATCGATGCGGTGCTGACTGCCTTGAGCCCAGAACGCTGCAACAGCAGCTTCGCCGTCGCCCCATGGCATGGCTTCCTCTGGCGCGCCGATGGGCGGGGCATTAACCACGACCCTGAGCAACCCCGCCAACGCCGCCAGGACCTGGAACCGGCTTTTCTCGAAACCGGTGCGATCTACGCCATGCGCGTCGCCGCCTTCCGGCGCTGCGGCAGCCGCTTTTGCCGTCCGTCAATCCCGGTGGTGCTGGAGCAGATGGGGCCAGAAATCGACACGCCCGACGATCTGGCCCTATGCCGCAGCATCGCGGCACAGAAAGCCGAGTAA
- a CDS encoding capsular polysaccharide biosynthesis protein gives MTRPAALRLGVPARGMLAHRSLPQLMAPDRLVPGRRRDVDVLLAWGRRPSALRVEHLARRWGLPVWHLEDGLLRSMAKGRAHPPLGLLVDELGVHFDATAPSRMEQLIAAPITAAEADRSRALQRLWREQRLSKVNPPVEAEAPQEPYVLVVDQSAGDRSIALGLADANCFQRMLQAALVEHPDCTVVLKVHPDVISGRARGHFNARDLAQPRVRLSADGGHPAQLLEGARAVYVVTSQMGFEALLWGRPVHCFGMPFYAGWGLTHDRCEAPARRRQGASLEALVHAALVGACRCIDPHRHQPCSIETLMDAIGLQRRLQRQPPRRCVAFGFTPWKQRSLRRFMAGGQLRFRAPWRRIPQGVDAVVVWGRRARPRLLEAAARRQLPVLQVEDGFLRSVGLGADLVDPVSWVVDHQGVYYDATRPSDLETHLATGQWASAQRQRASALRQRLVEEAITKYNLQAEPWLRPARQRRVVLVIGQVESDASIRYGAPGLRSNRALLAAVRAAEPEAYLVYKPHPDVVAGLCRAGAGEEDAAELCDVVLPQGSIQQLFTQIDALHVLTSLAGFEALLRGLEVHCWGLPFYAGWGLTHDREHCGRRQRPLSLDELVHAALIDYPRYVSRDSGWFITPEQAIDELVAWRAAPPQRRTLVQALFRHWGRLRRR, from the coding sequence ATGACCAGGCCTGCTGCTCTGCGGCTCGGTGTTCCTGCCCGGGGCATGCTTGCGCACCGCTCACTGCCGCAGCTGATGGCGCCGGATCGTTTGGTGCCGGGCCGTCGCCGTGATGTAGACGTGCTGCTGGCCTGGGGGCGGCGGCCCAGTGCGCTGCGGGTAGAGCACCTCGCCCGCCGTTGGGGCCTGCCGGTATGGCATCTCGAGGACGGTCTGCTGCGCTCCATGGCCAAGGGCCGGGCTCACCCACCGCTGGGTCTGCTGGTGGATGAGCTGGGGGTGCACTTCGATGCAACGGCCCCCAGCCGAATGGAGCAGTTAATCGCGGCGCCGATTACCGCGGCTGAGGCCGATCGTTCCCGCGCACTGCAGAGGCTCTGGCGCGAGCAGCGGCTCAGCAAGGTAAACCCTCCCGTGGAGGCGGAAGCTCCCCAAGAGCCCTATGTGCTGGTTGTGGATCAATCCGCCGGGGATCGATCGATCGCTCTCGGACTGGCCGATGCCAATTGTTTTCAGCGGATGCTTCAGGCCGCCTTGGTCGAACATCCCGACTGCACGGTGGTGCTGAAGGTGCATCCGGATGTGATCTCCGGCCGCGCCCGGGGCCATTTCAATGCCCGGGATCTGGCCCAGCCCCGCGTTCGCTTGAGTGCGGATGGTGGTCATCCCGCGCAGCTGCTCGAGGGGGCTCGGGCGGTGTATGTGGTCACCTCCCAGATGGGATTTGAGGCTTTGCTGTGGGGGCGCCCTGTTCACTGCTTTGGCATGCCCTTCTATGCCGGATGGGGGCTGACCCATGACCGATGTGAAGCCCCGGCCCGGCGACGCCAGGGAGCCAGCCTGGAGGCACTGGTGCATGCCGCACTGGTAGGTGCCTGCCGCTGCATCGACCCCCACCGGCATCAGCCCTGCAGCATCGAAACCTTGATGGATGCGATTGGTTTACAGCGGCGCCTGCAGAGGCAACCGCCGCGGCGATGTGTGGCCTTCGGCTTCACGCCCTGGAAACAGCGCAGTTTGCGTCGTTTCATGGCGGGCGGTCAGCTTCGGTTTCGCGCTCCATGGCGGCGGATTCCGCAGGGCGTTGATGCTGTGGTGGTCTGGGGTCGCCGCGCCAGGCCGCGGCTGCTCGAGGCCGCTGCGCGTCGGCAGCTGCCTGTGCTGCAGGTGGAAGACGGCTTTCTCCGCTCGGTCGGACTGGGGGCTGATCTGGTGGATCCGGTGTCCTGGGTGGTGGATCACCAGGGCGTTTATTACGACGCCACCAGACCCAGCGATCTGGAAACACACCTGGCAACGGGGCAGTGGGCCTCTGCACAACGGCAGAGGGCTTCAGCATTGCGTCAGCGGTTGGTGGAGGAGGCGATCACCAAATACAACCTCCAGGCCGAGCCTTGGCTTCGTCCTGCTCGTCAGCGCCGGGTGGTGCTGGTGATCGGACAGGTGGAAAGCGATGCGTCAATCCGCTATGGCGCCCCTGGCCTGCGCAGTAACCGTGCCTTGCTGGCGGCGGTGCGGGCGGCGGAGCCGGAGGCTTATCTCGTTTACAAACCGCATCCGGATGTTGTGGCCGGCCTCTGCCGTGCCGGTGCTGGCGAGGAAGATGCCGCCGAGCTCTGTGATGTTGTGCTGCCGCAGGGCTCGATTCAGCAGCTGTTCACTCAGATCGATGCTCTGCATGTGCTCACATCGCTGGCGGGGTTTGAGGCGTTGCTGCGCGGCCTGGAGGTGCATTGCTGGGGCTTGCCGTTTTATGCCGGCTGGGGACTCACCCACGACCGCGAGCATTGCGGCCGCCGTCAGCGGCCCTTGTCGCTGGACGAGCTGGTTCATGCCGCACTGATCGACTATCCCCGCTACGTCAGCCGCGACAGCGGCTGGTTCATTACGCCGGAGCAGGCCATCGACGAACTGGTGGCCTGGCGCGCCGCTCCACCGCAGCGGCGCACGCTTGTGCAGGCCCTGTTCCGCCACTGGGGCCGGCTCCGGCGCCGTTGA
- a CDS encoding DUF6716 putative glycosyltransferase — MTLLLVSDGGLERSACLLMAKALEHQGQRCITAGPKLHGHQPLATPAQQLNIDLQHLPAHPLLDQVSAIGLFLEKPEQVQHFIETYQGLCNARGRRAAKLFSGPLVPLVGDALIRDLTLRMGCDLLLVSGEHQRRQLRSLTFNWPTSLPTPPVISTGFWFPHTTPCAPAQQPLLLALIQERIPTHIGARDQLLRQLNTWARQRPKWTVILQRDHSWSSTTALMPGDAPLAENLVEASPGQLLPLLGSCTACLTVSSPWSLAAMDWGRIPIIVGDYGIHDEQNTTGFFGCGAMHRLRSIPNLDAVNALPTANRTWLDGMGADIKDGPKRLIEALSELARRDVR; from the coding sequence ATGACCCTTCTGCTGGTCAGCGACGGAGGGCTGGAGCGTTCCGCCTGCTTGCTGATGGCAAAGGCGCTGGAACACCAGGGTCAGCGCTGCATCACGGCTGGGCCAAAACTTCATGGACACCAGCCCCTGGCCACACCTGCACAGCAGCTGAACATCGATCTGCAGCATCTGCCCGCACACCCTCTGTTGGATCAGGTCTCAGCCATTGGCTTGTTCCTGGAGAAGCCAGAGCAGGTTCAGCACTTCATCGAGACCTATCAAGGCCTCTGTAACGCGCGCGGTCGGCGCGCGGCGAAGCTATTCAGTGGCCCACTCGTGCCGTTGGTGGGCGATGCCCTGATCCGCGATCTCACGCTGCGCATGGGCTGTGATCTTCTTCTGGTGAGCGGCGAACACCAGCGCCGTCAACTTCGATCACTCACCTTCAACTGGCCCACCAGCCTGCCGACGCCGCCCGTGATCAGCACGGGCTTCTGGTTTCCCCACACCACACCCTGCGCTCCAGCCCAGCAGCCCCTGCTGCTCGCATTGATCCAAGAGAGGATCCCTACCCACATTGGAGCCCGCGATCAACTGCTGCGCCAACTCAACACCTGGGCGCGGCAACGGCCGAAATGGACCGTGATCTTGCAACGCGACCACAGCTGGAGCTCGACGACGGCGCTCATGCCAGGCGACGCACCCCTCGCCGAGAACTTGGTGGAAGCCTCACCAGGCCAGCTACTGCCACTGCTGGGATCCTGCACCGCCTGCCTGACGGTGAGTTCCCCTTGGAGCCTGGCAGCTATGGATTGGGGCCGCATCCCAATCATCGTGGGCGACTACGGCATCCATGATGAACAGAACACGACGGGCTTCTTCGGCTGCGGTGCCATGCATCGCCTGCGCAGCATCCCCAACCTCGATGCCGTGAACGCGCTGCCAACGGCGAACCGAACCTGGCTCGATGGCATGGGCGCTGACATCAAAGACGGACCGAAACGCCTGATCGAAGCCCTGAGCGAGCTTGCCCGCCGGGACGTGAGATGA
- a CDS encoding DUF6716 putative glycosyltransferase, with translation MTATPTRPTLNVLLIADSDSQLLACEALCGAPTALNVHWTLNVIPRDGTPQGLLQRLGQHVTLRHQGLARLLSDQRLQSFDAIGVFLTGSKLNDIRLALQRHPKRPLLFCGFNGVVLDHFIEGVSWRLGYDLICLSGPRDQEALAQLVEGTPFTHQRTVLTGLRRNAPSSDLVPVAQRPRRLVFAEQVIMPASPPERARLVRLLSDLAIRSPNWEVLIKPRIAPGDATFHDVETHISTTLQQTLGVPPANLRLDYRPLPVLLKQARLLATLSSTAFFDALDFGCRTIAISDLGLQPDYGGHVYAGSGVWRSLEAIPNLDALDAEGPSPDPRWLDWMGYGQQFSPSALLQALQEQKGQPPQSLPSTIGYPGNAQSSFNQLRLGAEAAIATGDWSSAQELLCQAALMRPLHRGVARRYWAVRQPNALLRQIALVISYRDLK, from the coding sequence ATGACAGCGACACCGACCCGGCCCACGCTCAACGTGCTGTTGATCGCTGACAGTGACAGCCAACTGCTGGCCTGCGAGGCCCTCTGCGGCGCTCCGACCGCGCTGAACGTGCACTGGACCCTCAACGTGATTCCACGGGATGGAACACCCCAGGGGTTGTTGCAACGCCTCGGTCAGCACGTCACCCTGCGCCACCAGGGCCTGGCTCGGCTGCTGAGCGATCAGCGTCTGCAGAGCTTTGATGCCATCGGCGTGTTCTTGACGGGCAGCAAGCTCAATGACATCCGTCTTGCCCTGCAACGGCATCCCAAACGCCCCTTGCTGTTCTGTGGTTTCAACGGCGTGGTGCTGGACCACTTCATCGAAGGGGTGAGCTGGCGGCTTGGCTACGACCTGATCTGCCTCAGCGGACCGCGTGATCAGGAGGCCCTGGCCCAGCTGGTGGAGGGGACCCCATTTACACATCAGCGCACCGTGCTCACCGGTCTGCGGCGCAACGCCCCCAGCTCAGACCTGGTTCCTGTCGCCCAGCGTCCGCGGCGCCTGGTGTTTGCCGAGCAAGTGATCATGCCCGCATCGCCCCCCGAACGGGCCCGGCTGGTGCGTCTGCTCAGCGATCTTGCCATCCGTTCGCCCAACTGGGAGGTGCTGATCAAACCCCGAATCGCGCCGGGGGACGCCACCTTTCATGACGTCGAAACCCACATCAGCACGACCCTGCAGCAGACCCTGGGGGTGCCTCCCGCCAATTTGCGGCTGGACTATCGCCCGCTGCCGGTGTTGCTGAAGCAAGCCAGGCTGCTGGCCACCCTTTCCTCGACAGCTTTTTTCGACGCCCTCGACTTCGGCTGCCGGACGATTGCCATTAGCGATCTGGGCCTGCAACCGGACTACGGAGGCCACGTTTATGCGGGCAGCGGGGTGTGGCGCTCCCTGGAAGCCATCCCCAACCTGGATGCCCTTGATGCCGAAGGGCCATCCCCAGATCCGCGCTGGCTGGATTGGATGGGCTACGGGCAGCAATTCAGCCCCTCCGCCCTGCTCCAGGCCCTGCAGGAGCAGAAAGGCCAGCCACCGCAATCCCTCCCCAGCACGATCGGCTACCCGGGCAATGCCCAGTCCAGCTTCAACCAACTGCGGTTGGGAGCGGAAGCCGCCATCGCCACTGGCGACTGGAGCAGTGCTCAGGAGCTGCTGTGCCAGGCGGCCCTGATGCGCCCGCTCCACCGCGGCGTCGCCCGTCGATATTGGGCTGTCCGCCAGCCCAACGCACTGCTCCGGCAGATCGCACTAGTGATCTCTTACAGAGATCTGAAGTAA